In Acidobacteriota bacterium, a single genomic region encodes these proteins:
- a CDS encoding adenine phosphoribosyltransferase, which produces MTGGPSKIGDSSKWLKERIREVPDFPKPGILYKDITTLLKDPAALRKTADRLAERFAGRRIEQVVGIEARGFIFGPLVANRLNVGFVPVRKPGKLPAETASRTYELEYGRDTLEIHLDGVAAGERVVLVDDLLATGGTAKAAADLIESVGGTVDAIGFVVELTYLDGRRRLDGYEVVESLVRY; this is translated from the coding sequence ATGACCGGCGGTCCTTCGAAGATCGGGGATTCATCGAAGTGGCTGAAGGAACGGATCCGCGAGGTTCCCGACTTCCCGAAACCGGGCATCCTGTACAAGGACATCACGACGCTGCTCAAGGACCCGGCGGCGCTGCGCAAGACCGCCGATCGGCTCGCGGAGCGGTTCGCCGGCCGGCGCATCGAGCAGGTGGTGGGAATCGAGGCGCGCGGTTTCATCTTCGGCCCGCTGGTGGCAAACCGGCTGAACGTCGGTTTCGTGCCGGTGCGCAAGCCGGGGAAACTGCCGGCCGAGACGGCCTCGCGCACCTACGAGCTCGAGTACGGCCGGGACACCCTGGAGATTCATCTCGACGGCGTTGCAGCCGGCGAGCGTGTCGTCCTGGTCGACGACCTGCTGGCGACGGGCGGCACGGCGAAGGCAGCGGCGGACCTGATCGAGTCCGTCGGCGGAACGGTCGACGCGATCGGATTCGTCGTCGAGCTGACCTACCTGGACGGTCGCCGCCGGCTCGATGGATACGAAGTGGTTGAATCCCTGGTCCGATACTGA
- the plsY gene encoding glycerol-3-phosphate 1-O-acyltransferase PlsY has translation MTAVGPVAVALSYLLGSLPWSYLIVRLHRGIDVRMIGSRSAGATNVLRASGKWAALLALLLDAAKGAAAVLLARALDVGSWWLAAAAVAAVAGHVFPLFLGFRGGKGVATAAGVLALLVPGAALGALAVFAVMVAWKRYVSLGSISAAVALPLLVGVYWLGGAYRTEPEVDPGAALLAGTAAIAALVIVKHRANLVRLRAGTESRLGAESQPDPEAPEVEASG, from the coding sequence GTGACGGCGGTCGGTCCGGTCGCCGTCGCTTTGTCTTACTTGCTGGGTTCTCTGCCCTGGAGCTACCTCATCGTGCGTCTCCACCGGGGCATCGACGTACGCATGATCGGCAGCAGGAGCGCCGGCGCGACGAACGTGCTGCGGGCTTCGGGCAAGTGGGCGGCTCTGCTCGCGCTGCTACTGGACGCCGCCAAGGGCGCCGCGGCGGTCCTCCTGGCTCGCGCTCTCGACGTCGGCTCCTGGTGGCTGGCGGCGGCCGCGGTCGCGGCGGTCGCGGGGCACGTCTTCCCTCTGTTTCTCGGGTTCCGGGGCGGCAAGGGAGTGGCGACGGCCGCCGGCGTCCTGGCGCTGCTGGTGCCCGGGGCGGCGCTCGGGGCGCTGGCTGTGTTCGCCGTGATGGTGGCGTGGAAGCGCTACGTCTCTCTGGGCTCGATCTCGGCGGCCGTGGCGCTGCCGTTGCTGGTCGGCGTCTATTGGCTTGGCGGCGCCTATCGGACTGAGCCCGAGGTCGATCCAGGGGCGGCCCTGCTCGCGGGTACGGCGGCGATCGCCGCCCTCGTGATCGTCAAGCACCGGGCCAACCTGGTGCGGCTGCGGGCCGGAACGGAATCGCGACTGGGCGCCGAATCGCAGCCGGATCCAGAGGCGCCCGAGGTGGAGGCCTCCGGTTGA
- a CDS encoding NAD(P)-dependent glycerol-3-phosphate dehydrogenase: MSGAGKGGGIAVLGAGAWGSALAVHAARAGTPVLLWARSAEFGAKLASERVNERYLPGVELPAEVRVTWDLRQAAASGTVLVVVPSHGFRAVVRSFLEARSSLGDDALLPGRVTLVSGAKGIESDHQGHFRRMSDVCAEEASSAAVDIDFATISGPSFAAELAVELPTACVVASEETGVAERLQAELSCGALRLYTSTDVVGVEIAAAAKNVIAIAAGVLDGLGYGSNTRAALITRGLHEMMRLGLACGGRPATFAGLGGLGDLVLTCTGGLSRNRSTGIELGRGRTLEEIETGRAGVAEGVRNSLALLELATDRKVELPITEQMVEILYRGKKPAAAIRDLMGRELKVESAL; the protein is encoded by the coding sequence TTGAGCGGCGCCGGAAAGGGCGGCGGCATCGCCGTGCTTGGGGCGGGCGCGTGGGGCAGCGCGCTTGCCGTTCACGCGGCCCGGGCGGGTACGCCGGTGCTGCTGTGGGCCCGCTCGGCCGAGTTCGGCGCGAAGCTGGCTTCCGAACGGGTCAACGAACGGTACCTGCCGGGCGTGGAGCTGCCGGCCGAGGTCCGCGTGACGTGGGACCTGCGACAGGCCGCCGCGAGCGGCACGGTGCTGGTCGTCGTGCCGTCCCACGGCTTTCGCGCGGTGGTCCGCTCCTTCTTGGAGGCACGCTCCAGCCTGGGCGACGACGCCCTGCTTCCCGGGCGGGTGACCCTGGTCTCGGGCGCCAAGGGGATCGAATCCGACCATCAGGGCCATTTCCGGCGGATGAGCGACGTCTGTGCCGAGGAGGCCTCGTCGGCGGCCGTCGACATCGACTTCGCGACGATCAGCGGCCCGTCGTTCGCCGCGGAGCTGGCCGTGGAACTGCCGACCGCCTGCGTCGTCGCTTCGGAGGAGACCGGCGTTGCGGAGCGGCTGCAGGCCGAGCTCTCCTGCGGGGCGCTGCGGCTCTACACCTCGACCGACGTGGTGGGTGTGGAGATCGCCGCCGCGGCGAAGAACGTGATCGCCATAGCCGCGGGCGTGCTCGACGGTCTCGGCTACGGCTCGAACACCCGCGCGGCGCTGATCACCCGCGGCCTGCACGAGATGATGCGCCTGGGTCTCGCCTGCGGCGGCCGGCCGGCGACCTTTGCCGGGCTCGGCGGTCTGGGCGACCTGGTGCTGACCTGCACCGGCGGCCTGTCGCGCAACCGGAGTACGGGCATCGAGCTGGGGCGCGGCCGCACGCTGGAGGAGATCGAGACGGGTCGCGCGGGCGTCGCCGAAGGTGTGCGGAACTCCCTCGCGCTGCTCGAACTGGCGACCGACAGGAAGGTCGAACTGCCGATCACGGAACAGATGGTCGAGATCCTCTATCGGGGCAAGAAACCGGCGGCGGCGATCCGCGATCTGATGGGGCGTGAACTCAAGGTAGAGTCCGCCCTGTGA
- the mtnP gene encoding S-methyl-5'-thioadenosine phosphorylase produces MNVDAWPIGIIGGSGLYDMEELEVHEERTIETPFGSPSDVFVLGELRGRRVAFLARHGRGHRILPSELNFRANIYAFKSLGVERLISLSAVGSLRRRYQPTHIVVPDQFIDRTRHRPDTFFGNGLAAHVGFADPICPLLMEVCADQSAAAGAVVHRGGIYVCMEGPQFSTRAESFMHRSWGADVIGMTNLQEAKLAREAEICYATLALITDYDCWHEEEEDVTVEAVLAVLRRNARTAQAAVARIVESLPAERRPGACPCVNALEHALITDPAVVPASVLRDLAPIVGRLLGNGRGDD; encoded by the coding sequence GTGAACGTCGACGCCTGGCCGATCGGGATCATCGGCGGCTCCGGTCTCTACGACATGGAGGAGCTCGAGGTTCATGAGGAGCGGACGATCGAGACACCGTTCGGAAGCCCGTCGGACGTCTTCGTGCTCGGAGAACTCAGGGGCCGGCGTGTCGCCTTTCTGGCGCGCCACGGCCGTGGCCACCGCATCCTGCCCAGTGAGCTGAACTTCCGCGCCAACATCTACGCTTTCAAGAGTCTGGGGGTTGAGCGGTTGATCTCGCTTTCCGCGGTCGGCTCGCTGCGGCGGCGCTACCAGCCGACGCACATCGTGGTGCCGGACCAGTTCATCGACCGCACGCGGCACCGTCCGGATACCTTCTTCGGCAACGGGCTGGCGGCCCACGTCGGCTTCGCCGATCCGATCTGTCCGTTGCTGATGGAGGTCTGCGCCGACCAGTCGGCCGCGGCCGGCGCGGTGGTCCATCGCGGCGGCATCTACGTGTGCATGGAGGGGCCTCAGTTTTCGACCCGCGCCGAGTCCTTCATGCACAGAAGCTGGGGCGCGGACGTGATCGGCATGACGAACCTGCAGGAGGCGAAGCTCGCCCGCGAAGCGGAGATCTGCTACGCGACCCTGGCCCTGATCACGGACTACGACTGCTGGCACGAGGAGGAAGAGGACGTGACGGTCGAGGCGGTGCTCGCGGTCCTGCGGCGGAACGCCCGTACCGCACAGGCGGCGGTGGCCCGGATCGTCGAATCGTTGCCGGCTGAGCGCCGGCCCGGAGCGTGCCCCTGCGTCAACGCGCTGGAGCACGCCTTGATCACCGATCCGGCCGTCGTTCCCGCGTCCGTGTTGCGCGATCTGGCGCCGATCGTCGGTCGGCTGCTGGGCAACGGTCGCGGCGACGACTGA
- a CDS encoding Gfo/Idh/MocA family oxidoreductase, with product MPWSRSSGVPTGASSARRGAVPAAPAREEREFALSAEAPVRAAVIGAGAMGRHHVRLLARLLGTDSVLVVDADPARAEDAALEHGVSVAAGVDEILNAVEVAVVAVPTVDHLDVSARLIESGIHVLVEKPIAADLDVADALITVAASRGVVLAVGHVEFYNPAVQQLLALGLAPRFVEVERMSPFSPRSLDVDVVLDLMIHDLQILHALDPSPVRDVRAVGIDVLSDRVDIADARIELESGCVANLTASRVSAERVRQLRVFFEDRYFSLDYQKQTVRGARRVRGEEAAAGGDAVSAGGPAGRILAADLEVDGGEPLRLELEAFLDRCAGGEAPFVDGAAGRRALETALLVNSTIAGGAVA from the coding sequence ATGCCCTGGTCGCGTTCATCAGGAGTTCCGACCGGGGCTTCATCCGCTCGGCGCGGCGCGGTTCCCGCGGCGCCCGCTCGTGAAGAACGGGAGTTCGCCCTGAGCGCGGAAGCCCCGGTTCGGGCCGCCGTGATTGGCGCCGGCGCGATGGGACGCCACCATGTGCGCCTCCTGGCCCGCTTGTTGGGAACGGACTCGGTGCTCGTGGTCGACGCGGATCCGGCGCGGGCCGAAGACGCCGCGCTTGAGCATGGCGTTTCGGTCGCGGCCGGGGTCGACGAGATCCTGAACGCTGTGGAGGTCGCCGTTGTCGCGGTGCCCACGGTCGATCACCTGGACGTGTCGGCGCGTCTGATCGAGTCCGGCATTCACGTGCTGGTGGAGAAGCCGATCGCGGCGGATCTCGACGTGGCGGATGCTCTGATCACGGTGGCCGCGTCCCGGGGTGTCGTCCTGGCGGTGGGGCATGTCGAGTTCTACAATCCCGCCGTCCAGCAACTGCTGGCGCTAGGGCTCGCGCCCCGCTTCGTCGAAGTGGAACGGATGTCGCCGTTCAGCCCGCGCAGCCTGGATGTCGACGTCGTCCTCGACCTGATGATCCACGACCTGCAGATTCTCCACGCCCTGGACCCGAGTCCGGTGCGGGACGTGCGGGCGGTCGGGATCGACGTCCTGTCGGACCGGGTCGACATCGCGGACGCGCGGATCGAGCTCGAGTCCGGTTGCGTGGCGAACCTGACCGCGTCTCGCGTCTCGGCCGAGCGAGTGCGCCAGTTGCGGGTCTTCTTCGAGGATCGCTACTTCTCGCTCGACTACCAGAAACAGACGGTGCGGGGCGCGCGGCGCGTGCGCGGCGAAGAGGCGGCTGCCGGCGGAGACGCGGTGTCGGCCGGCGGGCCGGCGGGGCGGATCCTGGCCGCCGATCTCGAGGTCGATGGCGGCGAGCCGTTGCGGCTCGAACTCGAGGCGTTTCTCGACCGCTGCGCCGGCGGCGAAGCGCCGTTCGTCGACGGCGCGGCCGGCCGGCGGGCGCTGGAGACGGCGCTCCTCGTGAACTCGACGATCGCCGGGGGCGCCGTCGCGTGA
- the tatA gene encoding twin-arginine translocase TatA/TatE family subunit — translation MPTLGIGELLIVLAIVVLIFGASRIPKLAGGLGSGIRNFKQGLKGPDEDEAEDKPKREIEE, via the coding sequence ATGCCCACCCTTGGAATCGGCGAACTCCTGATCGTCCTTGCGATCGTCGTCCTGATCTTCGGCGCAAGCCGCATTCCGAAGCTGGCGGGCGGCCTGGGCAGCGGCATCCGCAACTTCAAGCAGGGCCTGAAGGGACCGGACGAAGACGAGGCCGAAGACAAGCCCAAGCGCGAGATCGAAGAGTAG
- a CDS encoding protein-L-isoaspartate(D-aspartate) O-methyltransferase, whose protein sequence is MVADLVERGGLRDERVIAAFGRVPRHLFVPEHLVNDAYGDHALPIGCEQTISQPYVVARMTEDLGVREDDSVLEIGTGSGYQTAILALLAHRVYSIERVGRLAREAIGRIQALELPNVKVQVFDGTVGWSAEAPFDRILVAAAAPRVPASLLEQLAPGGRLVIPEGDRHEQRLVAYQKHNNGTVARQLGEAVRFVPLIGRHGWKTKAEAAS, encoded by the coding sequence ATGGTGGCGGACCTCGTCGAAAGGGGCGGCCTGCGGGACGAGCGTGTGATCGCCGCGTTCGGGCGGGTGCCGCGCCACCTCTTCGTGCCCGAGCATCTGGTCAATGACGCGTACGGCGACCACGCGCTGCCGATCGGCTGCGAGCAGACGATCTCCCAGCCCTACGTGGTGGCGCGCATGACCGAGGATCTGGGCGTGCGGGAGGACGACTCCGTGCTGGAGATCGGCACCGGCTCCGGCTACCAGACGGCGATCCTGGCTCTTCTGGCGCACCGGGTCTACAGCATCGAGCGCGTGGGCCGCCTGGCGCGGGAAGCGATCGGCCGGATCCAGGCCCTCGAGCTGCCGAACGTCAAGGTCCAGGTCTTCGACGGCACCGTCGGCTGGAGCGCCGAAGCTCCGTTCGACCGGATCCTCGTGGCCGCCGCCGCGCCCCGGGTTCCGGCCTCGCTCCTCGAACAACTGGCGCCGGGCGGGCGCCTGGTCATCCCTGAGGGCGATCGCCACGAACAGCGCCTGGTTGCCTACCAGAAACACAACAACGGTACGGTCGCTCGCCAACTCGGCGAAGCGGTGCGTTTCGTGCCGCTGATCGGCCGTCACGGTTGGAAGACGAAGGCCGAGGCCGCCTCATGA
- a CDS encoding tetratricopeptide repeat protein, with amino-acid sequence MSRLTRDEIRRDEVREAVFSASTWFAEHVRQILMGVAAVIAVVVGVVLFLNYQDGREKEASHQLSEALKVYRAQIDQPATDAIDDLFGTPPDSAPDEGAAEDGEEPTARSESDDDGLSFASEAERRSAARMELEAVRESYGSTSSGRLASVYLGQIAAAEGDTAKARELWTSYLEAAGRDHAMAIGVQLNLYSLDRAEGRGEELAATLRGEVATESSPLPKDALLFELAATLAQLGDEEGARETFQRVVNEFPDSGYAIRARQQLGPEAAGASPFTFGG; translated from the coding sequence ATGAGCCGTTTGACACGAGACGAGATACGGCGCGACGAGGTGCGGGAAGCCGTCTTCTCGGCTTCCACGTGGTTCGCGGAGCACGTTCGACAGATTCTGATGGGTGTGGCCGCAGTGATCGCGGTCGTCGTCGGAGTCGTGCTGTTCCTGAACTACCAGGATGGCCGGGAGAAGGAGGCCAGCCATCAGCTCAGCGAGGCCCTCAAGGTCTACCGGGCGCAGATCGACCAGCCGGCGACTGACGCGATCGACGATCTGTTCGGCACGCCTCCCGACAGCGCTCCGGACGAGGGTGCTGCGGAGGATGGCGAGGAGCCGACCGCTCGGAGTGAAAGCGATGACGACGGACTCAGCTTCGCCTCGGAGGCGGAGCGGCGCTCGGCCGCGAGGATGGAACTCGAGGCCGTGAGGGAGAGCTACGGCTCGACCTCGTCCGGCCGGCTGGCTTCGGTCTACCTCGGGCAGATCGCGGCGGCTGAAGGGGATACCGCGAAGGCGCGGGAGCTGTGGACGAGCTACCTGGAAGCCGCCGGCCGCGATCATGCGATGGCCATCGGCGTGCAGTTGAACCTCTACAGCCTGGATCGCGCCGAGGGGCGGGGCGAGGAACTGGCCGCCACGCTGCGCGGTGAGGTGGCAACCGAGTCCTCGCCGCTGCCCAAGGACGCCCTGCTGTTCGAATTGGCCGCCACGCTCGCGCAGCTCGGCGACGAAGAGGGCGCCCGCGAGACCTTCCAGCGCGTCGTCAACGAGTTCCCCGACAGTGGCTACGCGATCCGCGCCCGGCAGCAGCTCGGCCCCGAAGCGGCGGGCGCGTCGCCGTTCACGTTCGGCGGGTAG
- the surE gene encoding 5'/3'-nucleotidase SurE: protein MSATRLLLTNDDGVDAPGLRCLAAALDGASTPRGPIAYDVVAPEREQSGCSQALTLFRPLRARRVREGWFAVDGTPSDCVNLAVHSLLEQRPDLLVSGVNMGVNLGDDVTHSGTVGAALEGRLAGVPAIAFSQEYRKARRADMERAAALAARAIVSLVEQGIPERMLLNVNFPFDSPRGVRVARLGRRPYRNTVVEQADPRGGTMYWIVGKPDPERLDDTDAAAIRDGFISITPLTADLTDGESLDAGDGVLLRLAGALG, encoded by the coding sequence ATGAGCGCCACCAGACTGCTCCTCACGAATGACGACGGCGTCGATGCGCCCGGTCTGCGCTGTCTTGCCGCGGCCCTCGACGGAGCGTCGACGCCCAGGGGGCCGATCGCCTACGACGTGGTGGCCCCGGAGCGCGAGCAGAGCGGCTGCAGCCAGGCGCTGACCCTGTTCAGGCCGTTGCGCGCCAGGCGGGTGCGGGAGGGCTGGTTCGCGGTCGACGGCACGCCCTCCGATTGCGTCAACCTGGCGGTTCACTCGCTGCTGGAGCAGCGTCCCGATCTGCTCGTGTCGGGGGTCAACATGGGGGTCAACCTGGGTGACGACGTGACCCACAGCGGCACGGTGGGCGCGGCGCTCGAGGGACGGTTGGCCGGCGTGCCGGCGATCGCCTTTTCCCAGGAGTACCGGAAGGCCCGGCGCGCCGACATGGAACGGGCCGCGGCGCTGGCTGCCCGCGCGATCGTCTCCCTGGTCGAGCAGGGGATTCCCGAGCGCATGCTGCTCAACGTGAACTTCCCTTTCGATTCGCCCCGCGGGGTCAGGGTCGCGCGGCTCGGCCGGCGGCCCTACCGCAACACGGTCGTCGAGCAGGCGGATCCGCGGGGCGGCACGATGTACTGGATCGTCGGCAAGCCGGACCCGGAGCGCCTGGACGACACGGATGCGGCGGCGATCAGGGACGGCTTCATCTCGATCACGCCGCTCACCGCCGACCTGACGGACGGAGAGTCGCTGGATGCCGGCGACGGGGTTCTGCTCCGTCTCGCTGGAGCACTGGGTTGA
- a CDS encoding type II toxin-antitoxin system VapC family toxin — MIAVDTRVLLRYLLEDDEEQAARAAKVFAAGETILVTDVVLAETVWTLSGRKYRLPKAQLVAVLERLFSEPSIRFEDDQVVWRALHAYRSDGATEATASPKRVGFADALIVFKALRTAASDGELLDGVYTFDAAMQRLPHAAAPQERSSWSPVAKGDELNEPR, encoded by the coding sequence TTGATCGCGGTCGACACGCGCGTCCTGCTCCGCTATCTGCTTGAGGACGACGAGGAGCAGGCGGCACGTGCCGCCAAGGTCTTTGCTGCCGGCGAGACGATCCTGGTCACCGACGTTGTCCTGGCGGAAACGGTCTGGACACTCTCCGGCAGGAAGTACAGACTGCCGAAGGCTCAACTGGTAGCCGTCCTCGAACGGCTGTTCAGCGAGCCGAGCATCCGCTTCGAGGACGACCAGGTCGTATGGCGAGCGCTCCACGCCTACCGCAGCGACGGAGCGACGGAGGCAACGGCGTCGCCCAAGCGCGTCGGATTCGCAGACGCGCTGATCGTGTTCAAGGCGCTCCGGACCGCGGCGAGCGACGGCGAACTGCTGGACGGCGTCTACACCTTCGACGCGGCCATGCAGCGGCTTCCCCACGCCGCGGCGCCCCAAGAACGATCGAGCTGGTCACCGGTCGCCAAGGGTGACGAGCTGAACGAACCCCGTTGA
- a CDS encoding CinA family nicotinamide mononucleotide deamidase-related protein: MKASILAVGDELLGTDRLDTNSLALTEVLRRRGVDLVSKAVVGDDVVEIAETLDALRERAELLLVTGGLGPTRDDLTREGLARLLGRSIAVDEELWDQIERGFRKLGRRIPRVNRKQAERVDGAEMLPNRAGVAPGQRIEDPSPVPRGTTYYLFPGVPRELHAIVEDALDPWLAVRTEDGAGFDQVEVRVACLPESVVEERISPVYERFGDGNVSVLARPGEIRLRLRAGGAVEGRSPRLAEMEEAVRDALGDAVFCVGPIEDGIEFEAVVGGLLAARGETVAVAESCTGGLLGQRLTATAGSSAWFVGGLLTYSNVLKMRLAEVPRDTLMEHGAVSKPTALAMAAGARERCGSDYGIGITGVAGPGGGSESRPVGTVHIAVAGPADSRSHFEARFPGDRARVRQLSTQFALEMLRRMLLAGAGPADALPWAAPSRMGPP, from the coding sequence GTGAAGGCTTCGATACTCGCGGTCGGCGACGAGCTGCTCGGTACGGACCGGCTCGACACGAACTCGCTGGCGCTGACGGAGGTTCTGCGGCGGCGGGGCGTGGACCTGGTTTCGAAGGCAGTCGTCGGCGACGACGTGGTCGAGATCGCGGAGACCCTCGATGCGCTACGGGAGCGAGCGGAGCTGCTGCTGGTGACCGGCGGGCTGGGTCCGACGCGGGACGATCTGACGCGGGAGGGTTTGGCCCGGCTACTGGGGCGGTCCATCGCGGTCGACGAAGAGTTATGGGACCAGATCGAACGCGGGTTCCGCAAGTTGGGGCGCCGCATCCCGCGGGTAAACCGCAAACAGGCGGAGCGGGTCGACGGAGCGGAGATGCTGCCCAACCGCGCCGGCGTCGCGCCGGGGCAGCGGATCGAGGATCCGTCCCCCGTGCCGCGCGGCACGACCTACTACCTGTTCCCTGGCGTGCCGCGGGAACTTCACGCCATCGTCGAGGACGCCCTCGATCCGTGGCTTGCGGTACGGACCGAGGACGGCGCGGGCTTCGATCAGGTCGAGGTGCGTGTCGCCTGTCTGCCGGAGTCGGTGGTCGAAGAGAGGATCTCGCCGGTCTACGAGCGCTTCGGGGACGGCAACGTGTCTGTCCTGGCGCGGCCGGGTGAGATCCGGTTGCGTCTGCGTGCAGGCGGTGCCGTTGAAGGTCGGTCGCCGCGTCTGGCCGAGATGGAGGAGGCGGTTCGGGACGCCCTGGGTGACGCGGTGTTCTGCGTCGGACCGATCGAGGACGGTATCGAGTTCGAGGCTGTCGTCGGCGGCTTGCTGGCGGCGCGCGGCGAGACGGTCGCCGTCGCCGAGTCCTGCACCGGCGGCCTGCTCGGCCAGCGGTTGACGGCGACCGCCGGCAGCAGCGCCTGGTTCGTGGGCGGACTCCTGACCTACTCGAACGTGCTCAAGATGCGGTTGGCGGAAGTGCCCCGGGACACCCTGATGGAACACGGCGCCGTGTCGAAACCGACGGCGCTGGCGATGGCCGCGGGCGCCCGGGAGCGCTGCGGCAGCGACTACGGCATCGGCATCACGGGCGTCGCGGGCCCGGGTGGCGGCAGCGAGTCGCGGCCCGTGGGCACGGTCCACATCGCCGTGGCCGGACCGGCGGACTCGCGGTCACATTTCGAAGCCCGGTTCCCCGGAGATCGGGCACGGGTCAGGCAGCTCTCCACCCAGTTCGCACTCGAGATGCTGCGGCGGATGCTGCTCGCCGGTGCAGGGCCGGCCGACGCCCTGCCCTGGGCGGCGCCGTCGCGGATGGGTCCGCCGTGA
- a CDS encoding thymidine phosphorylase produces MATPFDILNRMREGRPLTAKDVRSVVGGAASGGWSDVQLAAFLMAAAMRGLDRDETRELTLAMLESGDQWALAEDFGPLVDKHSTGGVGDTVSLIALPLLAACGVPAAKLTGRSLGHSGGTADKLESIPGVRLELDRVGTLDLLDRFGMAIGIATAGIAPADKRFYGLRDRTSTVSSIPLVVGSILSKKLALGASGIVFDVKIGNGAFFPDARDTRSLASSLVSISAACGTPADYVLSDMNQPLGRWVGHAAEVREALDCLAGDGDPRLLEVVTAICRKAARLVGRGLPPRAIDSAIDSGAARQKLVDWADAQGAEPGWTEALDLAPVEAVVTAPDSGYLTAVDCRRIGNAFAHACRPDRDPTRIDHAVALRYDIRLGERIERGQELVRLYVRRDPELLQREVAAALVIGEEVEPPPAVME; encoded by the coding sequence ATGGCGACGCCCTTCGACATCCTGAACCGGATGCGGGAGGGGCGGCCGCTGACCGCGAAGGACGTGCGGTCGGTGGTCGGCGGCGCGGCCTCCGGTGGCTGGTCCGACGTCCAGCTTGCCGCCTTCCTGATGGCCGCCGCGATGCGGGGCCTCGACCGCGATGAGACCCGGGAACTGACCCTGGCGATGCTCGAGTCCGGCGACCAGTGGGCACTGGCGGAGGACTTCGGTCCCCTGGTCGACAAGCACTCCACCGGCGGCGTCGGCGACACGGTCAGTCTGATCGCGCTGCCGTTGCTTGCCGCCTGCGGCGTGCCGGCGGCCAAGCTGACGGGCCGCTCCCTGGGCCACAGCGGCGGTACCGCCGACAAGCTGGAGAGCATCCCCGGCGTGCGCCTGGAGCTTGACCGGGTCGGCACCCTCGACCTGCTGGACCGGTTCGGCATGGCGATCGGCATCGCCACGGCCGGCATCGCACCCGCCGACAAGCGTTTTTACGGCCTGAGGGACCGCACGTCGACCGTGAGTTCGATTCCGCTCGTCGTCGGCAGCATTCTGTCCAAGAAACTTGCGCTTGGAGCGTCCGGGATCGTGTTCGACGTGAAGATCGGCAACGGCGCCTTCTTCCCCGACGCGCGCGACACCCGCTCGCTCGCTTCGAGCCTGGTTTCGATCAGCGCCGCCTGCGGCACGCCCGCCGACTACGTCCTTAGCGACATGAACCAGCCTCTTGGCCGTTGGGTCGGCCACGCGGCCGAAGTGAGGGAAGCGCTCGATTGTCTCGCCGGCGACGGTGATCCCCGACTGCTCGAGGTGGTGACCGCGATCTGCCGCAAGGCCGCCCGCCTGGTGGGAAGAGGCCTTCCGCCGCGGGCGATCGACTCGGCGATCGACTCCGGCGCCGCCCGGCAGAAGCTCGTCGACTGGGCCGACGCGCAGGGCGCCGAGCCGGGCTGGACCGAGGCACTGGACCTGGCGCCGGTCGAAGCCGTCGTGACCGCCCCGGACTCCGGCTATCTCACCGCCGTCGACTGTCGCCGCATAGGCAACGCCTTCGCCCACGCCTGCCGCCCGGACCGCGATCCGACCAGGATCGACCACGCCGTCGCCCTTCGCTACGACATCCGCCTGGGCGAGAGAATCGAGCGCGGCCAGGAACTGGTGCGCCTCTACGTGCGCCGGGATCCTGAACTCCTGCAGCGAGAGGTCGCCGCGGCGCTCGTCATCGGCGAAGAAGTCGAGCCGCCGCCAGCCGTGATGGAGTAG
- a CDS encoding AbrB/MazE/SpoVT family DNA-binding domain-containing protein: MPRVSAKRQITLPIAQCREAGIEPGDEYRCFVADGRITIVRKEAGAAKGFLRHVIGDAALSDDESLQSALDVSRP, from the coding sequence ATGCCGCGAGTGAGCGCCAAACGCCAGATCACGCTCCCCATCGCTCAATGCAGGGAAGCCGGAATCGAACCCGGCGACGAGTACCGCTGCTTCGTTGCCGATGGCCGCATCACCATTGTGCGGAAGGAGGCGGGCGCGGCCAAGGGCTTTCTGCGGCACGTCATCGGCGACGCGGCGCTGAGTGACGACGAGTCGCTTCAGAGCGCACTCGACGTGTCGAGGCCTTGA